The sequence GTCGAGCACGACGCCGACGAGATCTGGAACGTCACGCAGCGGCTGATCGGCGAAGCGCTCGCGCACGCGAAAGTGAAGCCTTCGGCGCTTGCGGGCATCGGCATCACCAACCAGCGCGAGACGACGGTCGTCTGGGATCGAAAGACCGGCAAACCCATCCATCGCGCCATCGTCTGGCAGGACCGGCGCACGGCGTCGGTCTGCGACAGGCTGCGCGCCGCGGGCGACGAACGCGATGTCCGCAAGAAGACCGGCCTGGTGCTGGATCCGTATTTCTCCGGAACCAAAGTCGCGTGGATCCTCGACAACGTGCGCGGCGCACGCGCGCGAGCGGAACGCGGCGATCTCGCGTTCGGCACGATCGACTCGTGGCTGATCTGGAAGCTCACCGGCGGCGATGTGCACGCGACCGATTACACGAATGCGTCGCGCACGATGCTGTTCAACATCCGCACGATGAGGTGGGACGACAGCCTTTGCCGGCTGCTTCGCGTGCCGAAGGCGATGCTGCCCGAAGTGCGACCGTCGGCGGGAATGTTCGGAAGGACGGCGCCGGGAATCGTCGGTCCGGGCACCGTTGCGATCAGCGGTGTGGCCGGGGACCAGCAGGCGGCACTGTTCGGCCAGGCGTGCACGTCGCCGGGCATGGTCAAGAACACGTACGGCACCGGCTGTTTCCTGATGATGTACAGCGGCGACAAGCCGATCGAGTCGAAGAACGGCCTGCTGACGACGCTTTGCTGCCGCGCCGACGGCGGACCGGCTTACGCGCTCGAAGGCGCGGTATTCGTGGCCGGAGCCGCGGTGCAGTGGCTGCGCGACGGGCTGAAGATCCTGAAGACCGCGGGCGACAGCGAAGCAGCGGCGCGGCGTGTGGACTCGACGCTCGGCACGTACATCGTCCCGGCGTTTGCCGGTCTCGGTGCGCCGTACTGGGACGCCGATGCACGCGGCGCCATCGTCGGCCTGACGCGCGGAGTGACGTCGGACCATCTGGTGCGGGCCACGCTCGAGTCGCTCGCGTATCAGACGCGCGACGTCGTCGATGCGATGACCGCCGACTGCCGCAAGAAGCTGCGCGTGCTGCGCGTCGACGGCGGCGCAAGTGCCAACGACTTCCTCATGCAGTTCCAGGCCGACGTGCTCGGTGTGCCGGTCGACCGTCCGACGGTCATCGAAACCACGGCGGCCGGCGCGGCGTTCCTCGCCGGTGTCGGCGCGGGGTTGTGGAGGAGCGCGCGCGATCTCGAATCGGTGCGCAAGGTCGATCGCGTGTTCAAGCCGAAGATGAAGAACGCCGAACGCGAGTCGCTCTATCGCGGATGGACCGGAGCGGTGGCCCGCGTGCGCACCAGCCGCTGACATCGCGATCGCCGCACGGGGCGCCGTCCGTTTCCGACGTCGCGGAGCGACGCCGGAGATTCTGATTGACAGATCGTCGAAAATCGACAATATGTCGGTTTCCGACGGAGTGTCAAACATGGACCCGGCCGCAGATCGCAAAAAAGCCCGCAAATTACCCGCCGGTTCGTCGGCAGCGACCCATGCGGCATCGGCGATATCGGCCACGGAAGCCGAGGCCGGGCGCCGCCCCGCTGCGATCCCGACCATCGAGCGACCCACCCGCCGCAGCCGCAAGACGCGCAAGGATCTCGTCGACGCGGCCCGCGAGCTGCTCGAAGAGCAGGGCGTCCCGGCCCTCACCGTCAAGGCCGTCACCGAGCGCGCCGATGTCGGGCACGGCACGTTCTACCATCACTTTCCGTCGACCGAGGCGGTGCTCGCGGCCGGCATCGAGGCGTCGATGCGCGAATTTGCGGCCGCCATCGAACGCGAGTTCTCCGAAGCCTCCGACAAGGCCTGGGTCTTCGTAAAGAGCATGTCGAGCACGTTCCGCATGCTCACGCGTCACCCGGCGCTGCCGTGGATGCTCGAGAGGCCGCAGGTTCTTGCTGCTGCGCTTCGCGAGGCATGCGGACCGTTCGCGCGCCGCGATGTCGCGGCCATGGTTGCCGCAGGCGACGTCCATGGCGACGCGCTGCCGCGCGTCGGCCATTACTGGGAATGGATCATCGTCGGCGCGCTTTCGGATGCGGCCGGGCGGCCGCTCGAACAATCGAGGATCGAAGCCGGCCTCATTGAGATGGTGCTGCGGATCCTTGGTCTCGACGATGCGCGCATTCGCCGCCTGCTGTCGTCGCTCGATGCCGCTGTGAAGCCGAACGCGAGGAAGAAGGGTGCATGAGCGTATCGCGCGACGCAGAGGCCGGCGGCAATGACGCGCGGACGGCGCACGTTGCAGACGTTGCGGATGTTGCGGTGGTGGGCTGCGGTCCGGTCGGCGCCGGCGCGGCAATTCTGCTCGCGCGCGCGGGCCTGAAGGTCGTCGTGCTCGACCGCACGACCGCCGTCTCGGACCTGCCGCGCGCGGTGCTGCTCGACGGAGAGACGGTGCGCGCGTTCCAGCGCGTCGGCCTCGGCTCGGAAATCAATGCGCTGCTGCAGCCGTATCGCGCCGGTGACGCCGCATACTTCACCGATTCGCGCCGCAATCCGCACTTCGGCGTCGAGATGCCTGCCGAAGGCGTCAACGGCTGGCGCGACGGCGCGTTCTTCGACCAGCCCGAGCTCGAAGGCGAGCTTCGCCGGCTGATGCTTCGCGAGCGGAACGTCGATGCCAGGTTCGGGCACGAAGTCACCGCCATCGGTCAGGACGACGACGGCGTGCAGGTCTCGGCAACGGATCTGGCGAGCGGAAAAGCAACGCAGGTGCGCGCACGCTGGCTCATCGCATGCGACGGAGCGTCGAGTTTCGTGCGGCGAAGCCTCGGCATTGCGTGGCGCAGCCTTGGGTACGATCACGACTGGCTGGTCGTCGACGTGGAAGTCAAAGACGTCGCCGATCTTCCCGGCGTGACGATGCAGGTCTGCGATCCGGCGCGCCTGACGACGTACATCTGCGGCAAGGATCCGTATCGGCGATGGGAGTTCCGCCTGCTCGACGGCGAGACGCGCGAGAACATGGTCGATGGCGACAACGTCCGGCGCATGCTCGCGCCGTGGATCGCGCCGGATCGCTACACCGTTC is a genomic window of Candidatus Limnocylindrales bacterium containing:
- a CDS encoding bifunctional 3-(3-hydroxy-phenyl)propionate/3-hydroxycinnamic acid hydroxylase, translated to MSVSRDAEAGGNDARTAHVADVADVAVVGCGPVGAGAAILLARAGLKVVVLDRTTAVSDLPRAVLLDGETVRAFQRVGLGSEINALLQPYRAGDAAYFTDSRRNPHFGVEMPAEGVNGWRDGAFFDQPELEGELRRLMLRERNVDARFGHEVTAIGQDDDGVQVSATDLASGKATQVRARWLIACDGASSFVRRSLGIAWRSLGYDHDWLVVDVEVKDVADLPGVTMQVCDPARLTTYICGKDPYRRWEFRLLDGETRENMVDGDNVRRMLAPWIAPDRYTVRRAAVYQFHAATAARWRDGRIFLAGDAAHQTPPFLGQGMNAGFRDAVNLVWKLALVCRGAAPQSLLDTYAEERDPHAHELVDWAVAVGRLMDALADAEAGRACGPPPDDLMRSGYGQGRSAPPIRFGLVVESQVSDSGVTGYLSNQPTVAAADGNAKLLDEVLGNGFCVVGRNAAALSMNDASRTYLERIGAPAVSLEDLTLVRGHWDRLFGAHAAAVIRPDRYVFGVTDDAHSLDDLVATLKTTLHGEAGDAR
- the glpK gene encoding glycerol kinase GlpK, coding for MARYILAIDQGTTGSTVMVFDERGRVRSRAYSEFRQHYPKPAWVEHDADEIWNVTQRLIGEALAHAKVKPSALAGIGITNQRETTVVWDRKTGKPIHRAIVWQDRRTASVCDRLRAAGDERDVRKKTGLVLDPYFSGTKVAWILDNVRGARARAERGDLAFGTIDSWLIWKLTGGDVHATDYTNASRTMLFNIRTMRWDDSLCRLLRVPKAMLPEVRPSAGMFGRTAPGIVGPGTVAISGVAGDQQAALFGQACTSPGMVKNTYGTGCFLMMYSGDKPIESKNGLLTTLCCRADGGPAYALEGAVFVAGAAVQWLRDGLKILKTAGDSEAAARRVDSTLGTYIVPAFAGLGAPYWDADARGAIVGLTRGVTSDHLVRATLESLAYQTRDVVDAMTADCRKKLRVLRVDGGASANDFLMQFQADVLGVPVDRPTVIETTAAGAAFLAGVGAGLWRSARDLESVRKVDRVFKPKMKNAERESLYRGWTGAVARVRTSR
- a CDS encoding TetR/AcrR family transcriptional regulator; this encodes MDPAADRKKARKLPAGSSAATHAASAISATEAEAGRRPAAIPTIERPTRRSRKTRKDLVDAARELLEEQGVPALTVKAVTERADVGHGTFYHHFPSTEAVLAAGIEASMREFAAAIEREFSEASDKAWVFVKSMSSTFRMLTRHPALPWMLERPQVLAAALREACGPFARRDVAAMVAAGDVHGDALPRVGHYWEWIIVGALSDAAGRPLEQSRIEAGLIEMVLRILGLDDARIRRLLSSLDAAVKPNARKKGA